One window from the genome of Streptomyces sp. WZ-12 encodes:
- a CDS encoding adenosylcobinamide-GDP ribazoletransferase — MTDTAPPSPAASPVDALRFAFGTLTVLPVRVTRWDRAAARGGMLCAPVAGLVVGLGAAALGGLVLLLGGGPLLAAIGSAVVPAVLTRGLHLDGLADTADGLGSGKPAEEALRIMKRSDIGPFGVITLLFALLAQVAALSGLYAAGWAAGAAGAVVAAVAARAALTLASRAGVPAARPEGLGAAVAGTVPVPLAAGCAALVALGCAALGAGVGGPYGALHAGLAALAGLAAGELLLRHCRRRFGGVTGDVFGALAETAGLTALVLLALG; from the coding sequence GTGACCGACACCGCTCCCCCGTCCCCCGCCGCCTCCCCCGTCGACGCGCTGCGCTTCGCGTTCGGCACGCTGACCGTGCTGCCGGTGCGGGTGACCCGCTGGGACCGGGCCGCGGCGCGCGGCGGGATGCTGTGCGCGCCGGTGGCCGGGCTGGTCGTCGGCCTGGGCGCGGCGGCGCTGGGCGGGTTGGTGCTGCTGCTCGGCGGCGGGCCGCTGTTGGCCGCGATCGGCAGCGCGGTGGTGCCCGCGGTGCTCACCCGGGGCCTGCACCTGGACGGCCTCGCGGACACCGCCGACGGGCTGGGCAGCGGCAAGCCCGCCGAGGAGGCGCTGCGCATCATGAAGCGGTCCGACATCGGGCCGTTCGGCGTCATCACCCTGCTGTTCGCCCTGCTCGCCCAGGTGGCCGCGCTGTCCGGGCTGTACGCGGCGGGGTGGGCGGCCGGCGCGGCCGGCGCGGTGGTGGCGGCGGTCGCCGCCCGCGCGGCGCTGACCCTGGCCTCCCGGGCGGGGGTGCCGGCGGCCCGCCCTGAGGGGCTGGGCGCGGCGGTCGCCGGGACCGTGCCGGTGCCGCTCGCCGCGGGGTGCGCGGCACTGGTGGCGCTCGGCTGCGCGGCGCTCGGCGCGGGCGTCGGCGGACCGTACGGCGCGCTGCACGCGGGACTTGCCGCGCTGGCGGGGCTGGCCGCCGGGGAGCTGCTGCTGCGGCACTGCCGGCGCCGGTTCGGCGGGGTGACCGGCGATGTCTTCGGCGCCCTGGCCGAGACCGCCGGCCTGACCGCCCTGGTCCTCCTCGCCCTCGGCTGA
- a CDS encoding phosphatidylglycerol lysyltransferase domain-containing protein, with product MSPEEDRPHGRWARRGAAFGIWYLRAVTFINVLGAVWVSFGNDIRRHNAADFFTPYLLTAGFASGAFSLFLAVTLRRRKRAAWILNLVLSGAFLLLVSVVMALFPEFRAHPQNWVSLALTLLFTAALVAGRREFYAKGDRANPKLAALTAAGGLLVTSVLAALLVTATNQASGTSTFIERWRYGLLRLVSLAAGDRAFPGITTPNWVNGTINVLSAALLVAVLWAAFRSVRSTDPITADDEERLRGLLARHGDRDSLGYFALRRDKSAVFSPSGKAAVTYRVVGGVSLASADPLGDPEAWPGAIERWLAEAREHGWAPAVMGASEEGGTIYARHGLDALELGDEAIVETAEFTLAGRAMRTVRQAYHRIERAGYTVRIRRHEDIPVDEMARLVRLADDWRDGDTERGFSMALGRLGDPADGRCVMLECRDADGELRALLSFVPWGAKGLSLDLMRRDRESDNGLMEFMVLELIQRADEVGITQLSLNFAMFRSVFERGSRLGAGPVLRLWRSLLGFFSRWWQIESLYRANAKYRPVWEPRYMLFEKSTDVLRIGIAAARAEGFLEAPGLPKWLNRKHLENVR from the coding sequence TTGAGTCCGGAGGAAGACCGCCCCCACGGCCGGTGGGCGCGGCGCGGTGCCGCATTCGGCATCTGGTACCTGCGCGCCGTCACGTTCATCAATGTCCTCGGGGCGGTGTGGGTGTCGTTCGGCAACGACATCCGGCGGCACAACGCCGCGGACTTCTTCACGCCGTACCTGCTCACCGCCGGCTTCGCCTCGGGCGCCTTCTCGCTGTTCCTGGCGGTGACGCTGCGCCGGCGGAAGCGGGCGGCGTGGATCTTGAACCTGGTGCTGTCCGGGGCGTTCCTGCTGTTGGTGTCCGTGGTGATGGCGCTCTTCCCGGAGTTCCGGGCGCACCCGCAGAACTGGGTGTCGCTGGCGCTGACGCTGCTGTTCACCGCGGCGCTGGTGGCCGGCCGCAGGGAGTTCTACGCCAAGGGCGACCGGGCCAACCCCAAGCTGGCGGCGCTGACCGCGGCCGGCGGCCTGCTGGTCACCTCGGTGCTGGCGGCCCTCCTGGTGACGGCCACCAACCAGGCGTCCGGCACCTCGACGTTCATCGAGCGCTGGCGGTACGGCCTGCTGCGGCTGGTGTCGCTGGCCGCCGGCGACCGCGCCTTCCCCGGGATCACCACCCCGAACTGGGTCAACGGCACCATCAACGTGCTGAGCGCGGCGCTGTTGGTGGCCGTGTTGTGGGCGGCGTTCCGGTCCGTGCGCAGCACCGACCCGATCACCGCCGACGACGAGGAGCGGCTGCGCGGGCTGTTGGCCCGGCACGGCGACCGGGACTCGCTGGGCTACTTCGCGCTGCGCCGGGACAAGAGCGCGGTGTTCTCCCCCAGCGGGAAGGCGGCGGTGACGTACCGGGTGGTCGGCGGGGTGTCGCTGGCGTCGGCCGATCCGCTGGGTGACCCGGAGGCGTGGCCGGGGGCGATCGAGCGCTGGCTGGCCGAGGCCCGGGAGCACGGCTGGGCGCCCGCGGTGATGGGCGCGAGCGAGGAGGGCGGCACGATCTACGCCCGGCACGGGCTGGACGCGCTGGAGTTGGGCGACGAGGCGATCGTGGAGACCGCCGAGTTCACGCTCGCCGGCCGGGCCATGCGCACCGTGCGGCAGGCGTACCACCGCATCGAGCGGGCCGGCTACACGGTCCGCATCCGGCGGCACGAGGACATCCCCGTCGACGAGATGGCGCGCCTGGTGCGCCTGGCCGACGACTGGCGCGACGGGGACACCGAGCGGGGCTTCTCGATGGCGCTGGGGCGGCTGGGCGACCCGGCGGACGGCCGCTGCGTGATGCTCGAATGCCGGGACGCGGACGGGGAGTTGCGGGCGCTGCTGAGCTTCGTGCCGTGGGGCGCGAAGGGGCTGTCGCTGGACCTGATGCGGCGGGACCGGGAGTCCGACAACGGGCTCATGGAGTTCATGGTGCTGGAGCTGATCCAGCGCGCGGACGAGGTGGGGATCACTCAGCTCTCGCTGAACTTCGCGATGTTCCGCTCCGTCTTCGAACGGGGGTCGCGGCTCGGCGCGGGTCCGGTGCTGCGCCTGTGGCGCTCGCTGCTCGGCTTCTTCTCCCGCTGGTGGCAGATCGAGTCGCTCTACCGCGCCAACGCCAAGTACCGGCCGGTCTGGGAGCCCCGGTACATGCTCTTCGAGAAGAGCACCGACGTGCTGCGGATCGGTATCGCCGCGGCCCGCGCCGAGGGTTTCCTCGAAGCGCCAGGTCTGCCGAAGTGGCTGAACCGCAAGCATTTGGAGAACGTGAGATGA
- the cobT gene encoding nicotinate-nucleotide--dimethylbenzimidazole phosphoribosyltransferase translates to MSALNLDDFAHLIERPDGDVRRAAEERRSRTAVPPGALGRLDELGGWLAAVQQRVPVRPIEQPRVLLFAGDHGVAQLGVSARPAGGTKDLVRAVLDGASPIAVLARSAGVPVRVVDMAVDCDPEELPAEVTRYRVRRGSGRIDIEDALTADEAEAAFRAGMALADEEADAGTDLVVLGDLSVGGTTAAGTLIAALCGTDASVVTGRGGHPIDDLAWMRKCAAIRDALRRARPVLGDQLELLATVGGADLTALTGFLLQSAVRRTPVILDGVVSAACALVAQRAAFRAPDWWVAGQASGEPAQAKALDRIALNPLLDHGVTAGEGTGALLALPLVRAAAALAAELPVRD, encoded by the coding sequence ATGAGCGCCCTGAACCTCGATGACTTCGCCCACCTGATCGAGCGCCCCGACGGCGATGTGCGCCGGGCCGCCGAGGAGCGGCGGTCCCGGACGGCCGTGCCGCCCGGCGCCCTTGGCCGGTTGGACGAGCTCGGCGGGTGGCTGGCCGCCGTCCAACAGCGGGTGCCGGTCCGGCCGATCGAGCAGCCGCGGGTGCTGCTGTTCGCCGGCGACCACGGCGTCGCGCAGCTCGGCGTCTCGGCCCGGCCGGCGGGCGGCACCAAGGACCTGGTGCGGGCCGTCCTGGACGGGGCGAGCCCGATCGCGGTGCTGGCGCGCAGCGCCGGGGTGCCGGTGCGCGTGGTGGACATGGCGGTGGACTGCGACCCGGAGGAGCTGCCGGCGGAGGTCACCCGGTACCGCGTCCGGCGCGGCTCGGGGCGGATCGACATCGAGGACGCGCTGACCGCCGACGAGGCCGAGGCCGCGTTCCGGGCCGGCATGGCGCTCGCCGACGAGGAGGCGGACGCCGGCACCGACCTGGTCGTCCTGGGCGACCTGAGCGTGGGCGGCACCACCGCCGCGGGCACCCTGATCGCCGCGCTGTGCGGCACGGACGCCTCGGTCGTCACCGGGCGGGGCGGCCACCCGATCGACGACCTGGCCTGGATGCGCAAGTGCGCGGCGATCCGGGACGCGCTGCGGCGGGCCCGGCCGGTCCTGGGCGACCAGTTGGAGCTGCTGGCGACCGTCGGCGGCGCGGACCTGACCGCGCTCACCGGCTTCCTGCTCCAGAGCGCGGTGCGCCGCACCCCGGTGATCCTGGACGGCGTGGTCTCCGCGGCGTGCGCGCTGGTGGCGCAGCGGGCCGCGTTCCGGGCGCCGGACTGGTGGGTGGCCGGCCAGGCGAGCGGCGAGCCGGCACAGGCCAAGGCGCTGGACCGGATCGCGCTCAACCCTCTGCTCGATCACGGCGTCACAGCGGGTGAGGGGACCGGGGCGCTGCTGGCCCTCCCGCTGGTGCGGGCGGCGGCGGCCCTGGCGGCGGAGCTTCCGGTACGCGACTGA
- a CDS encoding class I SAM-dependent methyltransferase: MTEPLRYDGPAPLVGAVGPSSLPPAPFSPAGPSAVAAPGRAPARPGELSATAEAAVRGYLRHRPDATVVALGEGLGTGFGRLDNGRLTWLSVLPTADAAARRMVLPDGPRRRTVARTGPGADWPALVGPVERGVVVAVSGAPAGTLRELLGVCAAHFPGGALVVDALPWWAAALALPARLHPGVAAVRTRPLAAGGRSGPRPVVCAVRFAARGAR, encoded by the coding sequence GTGACCGAACCTCTCCGGTATGACGGACCCGCCCCTCTCGTCGGCGCCGTCGGGCCGTCCTCGCTTCCGCCCGCCCCCTTCTCCCCCGCCGGCCCGTCCGCCGTGGCCGCCCCGGGCCGCGCCCCCGCCCGCCCCGGTGAGCTGAGCGCCACCGCCGAGGCGGCCGTCCGCGGCTATCTGCGGCACCGCCCGGACGCCACCGTGGTCGCGCTCGGCGAGGGGCTCGGCACCGGCTTCGGGCGGCTCGACAACGGGCGGCTGACCTGGCTGTCGGTGCTGCCGACGGCGGACGCCGCGGCCCGTCGGATGGTGCTGCCGGACGGGCCGCGGCGGCGCACCGTCGCCCGTACCGGGCCCGGCGCGGACTGGCCCGCCCTGGTGGGCCCGGTGGAGCGCGGGGTCGTCGTGGCGGTGTCGGGGGCGCCCGCGGGCACGCTCCGGGAGTTGCTGGGGGTGTGCGCGGCGCACTTCCCGGGCGGGGCGTTGGTGGTGGACGCGCTGCCCTGGTGGGCCGCGGCGCTGGCGCTGCCGGCCCGGCTCCACCCGGGCGTCGCCGCGGTGCGCACCCGGCCGCTGGCCGCGGGCGGGCGGTCCGGGCCGCGGCCGGTGGTCTGCGCGGTGCGGTTCGCGGCACGGGGCGCCCGGTGA
- a CDS encoding bifunctional adenosylcobinamide kinase/adenosylcobinamide-phosphate guanylyltransferase: protein MDLTLLGTGAPQGLPRPDCPCAACATAVGDEARAATALLVDGALLLDLTPGPAFAAARAGRSLGGVRQVLLSHPHDGPALEVPAGLPQPGRVADGRALALLGGHRVRAVAVDVPGTGYEVTGGAGERLLYLPPGAAPAGLGEANGAAGGPTSAAGRPGPYDLVLLDVLARPEALARLRASGAVDAATDVVAVHLDHAVPPGPELHRRLAALGARAVPDGTSLVVGEYHAVPDLPRRTLVLGGARSGKSVEAERRLLAFPEVVYVATGGTRQGDEDWAQRVALHRERRPAGWRTAETCDLVPLLAEPQTAPPLLIDCLALWLTHAMDEVGAWDDATWEAGGRRALRERCEALVAAVRGARRRVVAVSNEVGSGVVPATPAGRRFRDELGRLNAAFGAECEQVLLVVAGQALALRG from the coding sequence GTGGACCTGACTCTCCTCGGCACCGGGGCCCCGCAGGGGCTGCCGCGCCCCGACTGCCCGTGCGCCGCCTGCGCGACCGCCGTCGGCGACGAGGCCCGGGCGGCGACCGCCCTGCTCGTCGACGGCGCGCTGCTGCTCGACCTGACGCCGGGGCCGGCGTTCGCGGCCGCCCGGGCGGGCCGGTCGCTGGGCGGGGTGCGTCAGGTGCTGCTCTCGCATCCGCACGACGGGCCGGCGCTGGAGGTGCCGGCGGGGCTGCCGCAGCCGGGCCGGGTCGCCGACGGGCGGGCGCTGGCGCTGCTGGGCGGGCACCGGGTGCGGGCGGTCGCGGTGGACGTCCCCGGCACCGGCTACGAGGTCACCGGCGGCGCCGGCGAGCGGCTGCTGTACCTGCCGCCGGGCGCGGCCCCGGCCGGGCTGGGCGAGGCCAACGGCGCCGCGGGCGGCCCGACTTCGGCGGCGGGCCGCCCGGGACCGTACGACCTGGTGCTGCTGGACGTGCTGGCGCGGCCGGAGGCGTTGGCCCGGCTGCGGGCGAGCGGCGCGGTGGACGCGGCGACCGACGTGGTCGCGGTGCACCTCGACCACGCGGTGCCGCCCGGGCCCGAACTCCACCGCCGGCTGGCCGCGTTGGGCGCCCGCGCGGTGCCGGACGGCACGTCCCTGGTGGTCGGCGAGTACCACGCGGTGCCCGATCTGCCGCGCCGGACGCTGGTGTTGGGCGGGGCGCGCAGCGGGAAGTCGGTGGAGGCCGAGCGGCGGCTGCTGGCGTTCCCCGAGGTGGTGTACGTGGCCACCGGCGGCACGCGACAGGGCGACGAGGACTGGGCGCAGCGGGTGGCACTGCACCGCGAGCGGCGCCCGGCGGGCTGGCGGACCGCCGAAACCTGCGATCTGGTACCGCTGCTGGCCGAGCCCCAGACCGCGCCGCCGCTGCTGATCGACTGCCTGGCGCTGTGGCTGACGCACGCCATGGACGAGGTCGGGGCGTGGGACGACGCGACCTGGGAGGCGGGCGGCCGGCGGGCGCTGCGGGAGCGCTGCGAGGCGCTGGTGGCGGCCGTGCGCGGGGCCCGGCGGCGGGTGGTGGCGGTGAGCAACGAGGTCGGTTCTGGCGTCGTCCCGGCGACCCCGGCGGGGCGCCGCTTCCGGGACGAACTGGGCCGGCTGAACGCGGCGTTCGGCGCCGAGTGCGAGCAGGTGCTGCTGGTGGTCGCGGGCCAGGCGCTTGCGCTGCGCGGCTGA
- a CDS encoding DUF3043 domain-containing protein — MFRSRSKDEQAAASKVTASEPQQPRDPQAPKGRPTPKRSAAQSQRRTRAQTPTNRKDATKAQREARRADMARQREALANGDERYLPVRDKGPVRRFARDYVDSRWCAAEFFLPVAVIILVLTMIRVPQIQSLALLLWLVIIVLIVVDSAVIWFKLGKRLEERFPKENAKGARAYAVMRTLQMRRLRLPKPQVKRGQRP, encoded by the coding sequence GTGTTCCGAAGCCGTTCGAAGGATGAGCAGGCCGCGGCCTCCAAGGTGACCGCGTCCGAGCCCCAGCAGCCCCGCGATCCGCAGGCCCCCAAGGGTCGCCCGACGCCCAAGCGCAGCGCCGCCCAGTCGCAGCGTCGCACGCGCGCGCAGACACCGACCAACCGCAAGGACGCCACCAAGGCGCAGCGGGAGGCCCGCCGCGCCGACATGGCCCGCCAGCGGGAGGCGCTGGCCAACGGCGACGAGCGCTATCTGCCGGTGCGCGACAAGGGTCCGGTGCGCCGTTTCGCCCGCGACTACGTCGACTCCCGGTGGTGCGCGGCGGAGTTCTTCCTGCCCGTTGCCGTGATCATCCTGGTGCTGACGATGATCCGGGTGCCGCAGATCCAGTCGCTGGCGCTGCTGCTGTGGCTGGTGATCATCGTGCTGATCGTCGTGGACTCCGCGGTGATCTGGTTCAAGCTGGGCAAGCGGCTCGAAGAGCGCTTCCCCAAGGAGAACGCCAAGGGCGCCCGCGCCTACGCCGTGATGCGCACGCTCCAGATGCGCCGGCTGCGGCTGCCCAAGCCGCAGGTCAAGCGCGGCCAGCGGCCCTGA
- a CDS encoding PspA/IM30 family protein — MKRMGMIFRAKANKALDRAEDPRETLDYSYQKQLELLQKVRRGVADVATSRKRLELQLNQLQGQSAKLEDQGRKALALGREDLAREALTRRSALQQQVTDLETQHQTLQGEEEKLTLAAQRLQAKVDAFRTKKETIKATYTAAQAQTRIGEAFSGISEEMGDVGLAIQRAEDRTAQLQARAGAIDELMASGALDDPSGMAKDDITAELDRLSGGSDVELELQRMKAELAGPSAQQQAIEGGQGGAAQQAPQQQHPRLDKQ; from the coding sequence ATGAAGCGGATGGGGATGATCTTCCGCGCGAAGGCCAACAAGGCCCTTGACCGGGCTGAAGACCCGCGCGAGACCCTCGACTACTCGTACCAGAAGCAGCTCGAACTGCTGCAGAAGGTACGCCGCGGCGTCGCCGACGTGGCGACCTCCCGCAAGCGCCTGGAGCTGCAGCTCAACCAGCTCCAGGGCCAGTCCGCCAAGCTGGAGGACCAGGGCCGCAAGGCGCTGGCGCTCGGCCGCGAGGACCTGGCCCGCGAGGCGCTGACCCGGCGCAGCGCGCTGCAGCAGCAGGTCACCGACCTGGAGACGCAGCACCAGACGCTCCAGGGCGAGGAGGAGAAGCTCACGCTCGCCGCGCAGCGGCTCCAGGCCAAGGTCGACGCCTTCCGCACGAAGAAGGAGACGATCAAGGCCACGTACACGGCCGCCCAGGCGCAGACCCGGATCGGCGAGGCGTTCTCCGGCATCTCCGAGGAGATGGGCGACGTCGGCCTGGCGATCCAGCGCGCCGAGGACCGGACCGCGCAGCTCCAGGCCCGGGCCGGTGCCATCGACGAGCTGATGGCCTCCGGCGCGCTGGACGACCCGTCCGGCATGGCCAAGGACGACATCACCGCCGAGCTGGACCGGCTCTCCGGCGGCAGCGACGTCGAGCTGGAGCTGCAGCGGATGAAGGCCGAGCTGGCCGGGCCCTCCGCCCAGCAGCAGGCCATCGAGGGCGGCCAGGGCGGTGCCGCCCAGCAGGCCCCGCAGCAGCAGCACCCGCGTCTCGACAAGCAGTGA
- the pspAA gene encoding PspA-associated protein PspAA, with protein MIVRIMGEGQVKLDDAHFIELNKLDDELLAEMESGDEAGFRRTLGALLDSVRRLGSPLPDDALEPSELILPGPDASLAEVREMLSDDGLIPG; from the coding sequence GTGATCGTACGGATCATGGGGGAGGGGCAGGTGAAGCTGGACGATGCCCACTTCATCGAGCTCAACAAGCTGGACGACGAACTGCTCGCCGAGATGGAGAGCGGTGACGAAGCCGGATTCCGGCGCACCCTCGGGGCCCTGCTGGACTCGGTCCGTCGCCTGGGCTCCCCGCTGCCGGACGACGCCCTGGAACCCTCCGAACTGATCCTCCCCGGCCCGGACGCCAGCCTGGCCGAGGTCCGGGAGATGCTCAGCGACGACGGCCTGATCCCCGGCTGA
- a CDS encoding sensor histidine kinase — MTVPSPCPARRDAVPDATRVARLRQWNLTHPLTFDAVVAAVAFVAILCGAVAGPHGPHGAHLPRFGARELTATTVVLAALACGALVLRRRLPRAVLAVTGALTIVELVAQSNDPRAPVAGAAVIALFTVASRTDRPTTWRIGALTCVVLTAAAMFFGHRAWYAQENLAIFAWTGMAAAAGDAVRSRRAYVDAIRERAERAERTREEEARRRVAEERLRIARELHDVVAHHIALVNVQAGVASHVMDNRPDQAKQALAHVREVSRSALDELRATVGLLRQSDDPTAPTEPAPGLGVLDQLVEGFVRAGLPVALELPPGPGPALPASVDLTAYRIVQEALTNVRKHAGDGARATVRIAHTDGALTVTVLDDGSGAAAGGRHGSEEGAVTEPGGGHGLIGMRERVQALGGTVATGPRAAGGFQVRVTLPLGGARTAGTT; from the coding sequence GTGACCGTCCCGAGCCCCTGCCCCGCGCGCCGCGACGCCGTCCCGGACGCGACCCGGGTCGCCCGGCTCCGCCAGTGGAACCTGACGCATCCGCTCACCTTCGACGCCGTCGTGGCCGCGGTGGCGTTCGTGGCGATCCTGTGCGGCGCGGTGGCCGGGCCGCACGGCCCGCACGGCGCCCACCTGCCCCGGTTCGGCGCCCGCGAACTCACCGCCACCACCGTGGTGTTGGCCGCCCTCGCCTGCGGCGCGCTGGTGCTGCGCCGCCGACTGCCCCGCGCGGTGCTGGCCGTGACCGGCGCGCTGACCATCGTCGAACTGGTCGCCCAGTCCAACGACCCGCGCGCCCCGGTCGCCGGCGCCGCGGTGATCGCCCTGTTCACCGTCGCCTCCCGCACCGACCGCCCCACCACCTGGCGGATCGGCGCCCTCACCTGCGTCGTGCTGACCGCCGCCGCGATGTTCTTCGGCCACCGCGCCTGGTACGCCCAGGAGAACCTCGCGATCTTCGCCTGGACCGGGATGGCCGCGGCCGCCGGCGACGCGGTCCGCAGCCGCCGGGCCTACGTCGACGCCATCCGCGAGCGCGCCGAACGCGCCGAGCGCACCCGCGAGGAGGAGGCCCGCCGCCGGGTCGCCGAGGAGCGGCTGCGCATCGCCCGCGAGCTGCACGACGTGGTCGCCCACCACATCGCCCTGGTCAACGTCCAGGCCGGGGTCGCCTCGCACGTCATGGACAACCGGCCCGATCAGGCCAAGCAGGCCCTGGCGCACGTCCGGGAGGTGTCCCGGTCGGCGCTGGACGAACTGCGCGCCACAGTCGGCCTGTTGCGGCAGTCCGACGACCCGACGGCGCCCACCGAACCGGCGCCCGGCCTCGGCGTCCTGGACCAGCTCGTCGAGGGGTTCGTCCGGGCCGGCCTGCCGGTCGCCCTGGAGCTGCCGCCCGGGCCCGGGCCGGCGCTGCCCGCCTCGGTGGACCTGACCGCCTACCGGATCGTCCAGGAGGCGCTCACCAACGTCCGCAAGCACGCCGGCGACGGCGCCCGCGCCACGGTGCGGATCGCGCACACCGACGGCGCGCTGACCGTGACCGTCCTCGACGACGGTTCCGGTGCCGCGGCGGGCGGGCGTCACGGCTCCGAGGAGGGGGCCGTGACCGAGCCCGGCGGCGGCCATGGTCTGATCGGGATGCGCGAGCGGGTGCAGGCGCTGGGCGGCACGGTCGCCACCGGGCCCCGCGCGGCCGGCGGCTTCCAGGTGCGGGTCACGCTGCCGTTGGGCGGCGCGCGCACCGCGGGGACGACATGA
- a CDS encoding response regulator, with protein MTIKVLLADDQTLLRSAFRILVDSEPDMRVVGEASDGAQAYELARAERPDVVLMDIRMPGTDGLAATRMIGQDPELTGVKVVILTTFEVDDYVVASLRAGASGFLGKGAEPDELLHAIRIAAGGEALLSPAATKGLIAKFLAQGEGTGGDGAGGPKTERLATLTGREREVLVLVAGGLSNDEIAEQLDVSPLTVKTHVNRAMAKLGARDRAQLVVIAYESGLVRPRAH; from the coding sequence ATGACCATCAAGGTGCTGTTGGCCGACGACCAGACGCTGTTGCGCAGCGCGTTCAGGATCCTGGTCGACTCCGAGCCGGACATGCGGGTGGTGGGCGAGGCGTCCGACGGGGCGCAGGCGTACGAACTGGCCCGCGCCGAGCGCCCGGACGTGGTCCTGATGGACATCCGGATGCCGGGCACCGACGGCCTGGCCGCCACCCGCATGATCGGCCAGGACCCGGAGCTGACCGGCGTGAAGGTGGTCATCCTGACCACCTTCGAGGTCGACGACTACGTCGTGGCGTCGCTGCGGGCCGGCGCCAGCGGCTTCCTGGGCAAGGGCGCCGAGCCGGACGAACTGCTGCACGCGATCCGGATCGCGGCCGGCGGGGAGGCGCTGCTGTCGCCGGCCGCGACCAAGGGCCTGATCGCCAAGTTCCTCGCGCAGGGCGAGGGGACCGGCGGCGACGGGGCCGGCGGCCCGAAGACCGAGCGGCTGGCCACGCTCACCGGCCGGGAGCGCGAGGTGCTGGTGCTGGTCGCCGGCGGGCTCTCCAACGACGAGATCGCCGAGCAGCTCGACGTCAGCCCGCTCACCGTCAAGACCCACGTCAACCGCGCGATGGCCAAGCTGGGCGCCCGCGACCGGGCCCAACTCGTCGTCATCGCCTACGAGTCGGGGCTGGTCCGCCCGCGGGCGCACTGA